The Bartonella birtlesii IBS 325 genome has a window encoding:
- a CDS encoding EexN family lipoprotein, translating to MNKVIITALLFCTGLAVVGCEEKVYSVEDFKKDGELLDKWYKKCASAGPSFQASENCKNVLKATLGYGM from the coding sequence ATGAACAAAGTTATCATCACAGCATTGCTATTTTGTACTGGGCTTGCGGTAGTTGGTTGTGAAGAAAAGGTCTATAGCGTAGAAGATTTTAAGAAAGATGGAGAGTTACTCGATAAATGGTATAAGAAATGCGCGTCTGCAGGCCCGTCTTTTCAGGCATCTGAGAATTGTAAAAATGTTTTGAAAGCAACTCTTGGATATGGTATGTGA
- a CDS encoding EexN family lipoprotein, protein MNKVIITALLLCTGFVAVGCKRDYSVEDFKKDKELMKEWQKKCTEMGLSSLVKSKNCQNVVQAGMELFREYYKNLAKELLDDHKEKNETGK, encoded by the coding sequence ATGAACAAAGTCATTATTACAGCACTGCTGCTTTGTACTGGATTTGTTGCTGTTGGTTGCAAAAGGGACTACAGCGTGGAGGATTTTAAGAAAGATAAGGAATTAATGAAAGAATGGCAAAAGAAATGTACGGAGATGGGGCTATCTTCACTCGTGAAATCCAAAAATTGTCAGAATGTCGTACAAGCTGGTATGGAGCTTTTTCGAGAATATTATAAAAATCTTGCAAAGGAACTTCTTGACGATCACAAAGAGAAAAATGAAACTGGAAAATAA